From a single Melospiza georgiana isolate bMelGeo1 chromosome 5, bMelGeo1.pri, whole genome shotgun sequence genomic region:
- the SPR gene encoding sepiapterin reductase, giving the protein MERAPGAGSGAGLGSGSGSGSGSGSGSGSGSGSGSGSGSGSGSGSGSGSGSGSGSGSGSGSGARPGPGPGSVPGRWAATACVVTGASRGFGRSLARLLAPQLGPGSVLMLLARSADALAELATELRAGATGNDTGCGTGSSELRVQCVPADLGSEEGLRRASAALRELLQDASFGRLLLVNNAGSLGDISKSFLDLTDLEEINSYFSFNISSALCLTSTALRAFGARPGCSRTVVNISSLCALEPFPSWALYCSGKAARDMMFRVLALEEPGVRVLNYAPGPLDTDMQLLARSRTRDPGLRQRFQRLQEQGQLIPSSVSAQKLLQLLQEDSFPSGAHVDFFDI; this is encoded by the exons ATGGAGCGGGCACCGGGAGCGGGAtcgggagcagggctgggatcgggatcgggatcggggTCGGGGTCGGGGTCGGGgtcgggatcgggatcggggTCGGGGTCGGGGTCGGGCTCTGGCTCTGGGTCaggatcgggatcgggatcaGGATCAGGGTCGGGGTCAGGTTCGGGATCGGGGTCGGGAGCGcgaccgggaccgggaccgggatcGGTACCGGGGCGCTGGGCCGCCACCGCCTGCGTGGTGACGGGCGCTTCCCGCGGCTTCGGGCGCAGCCTGGCGCGGCTGCTGGCGCCGCAGCTCGGGCCCGGCTcggtgctgatgctgctggcgCGATCCGCGGATGCGCTGGCCGAGCTGGCGACCGAGCTGCGCGCCGGGGCCACCGGCAATGACACCGGGTGCGGCACCGGGAGCAGCGAGCTGCGGGTGCAGTGCGTGCCCGCTGACCTGGGCTCCGAGGAGGGGCTGCGGAGGGCGAGCGCTGCCCTgcgggagctgctgcaggacgCGTCCTTCGGCCGCCTGCTGCTGGTCAATAATGCCG GCTCCTTGGGAGACATCTCCAAATCCTTCCTGGACCTGACCGACCTGGAGGAGATCAACTCCTACTTCTCCTTCAACATCAGCTCAGCCCTCTGCCTGACCTCCACGGCCCTGAGGGCCTTTGGGGCCcggcctggctgcagcaggaccgTGGTGAACATCtcatccctgtgtgccctggagcccttccccagctgggCCCTGTACTGCTCTGGCAAGGCTGCCAGGGACATGATGTTCCGTGTGCTGGCCCTGGAGGAACCCGGAGTGCGTGTGCTCAACTATGCCCCAG gcCCCCTGGACACGGACATGCAGCTCCTGGCCCGGAGCAGGACTCGGGACCCTGGGCTGCGCCAGCgcttccagaggctgcaggagcagggccagctcaTCCCGAGCTCTGTGTCAGCCCagaagctgctccagctcctgcaggaggatTCCTTTCCCTCCGGAGCTCACGTGGATTTCTTTGACATCTGA